One genomic window of Tachypleus tridentatus isolate NWPU-2018 chromosome 12, ASM421037v1, whole genome shotgun sequence includes the following:
- the LOC143233843 gene encoding uncharacterized protein LOC143233843 isoform X10, translated as MLQHRESYKVAEFCTDELPVRPARSRARMRKSTSVVSNRASISNPLPHGNVPVLTMDDDCAINELLEGRMDLDVILPDENKARMNVERKMPMMDLLVQVTTANKISPGGHVIQVLTERGKEIQYKPNTPIGSLDTKIIYIVSKSSVMESTAKKLPKISNKTFEQTFRLQVKLPRNQLTVLRVSPKMTLAEVKRIVCSDKNLDINNYHLVRPSQPNNVLDLNITLANYGSTEINLLSNKSITTNIYSSATDLIAYSTREDERTKKGILGILTRKKSKGSLASSSSDGANSQGYSPNPGNDQTDQVKKTFTVKPSVKKRPAPPPPSQKTNTRIEISDQLSLDSQLKDDNGFLLASHSRQSSDSSGYHEASVFSELPENTFPETSSGSGSSGLEHSDTMVHSAPYPPLQKILVSNKDAKSHQSDKSNLTNVPSTSSISVVSAVGKKRKAPPPPPKRDASKPELDPVREMGAARENDDIQSEANPETLESEFREGIDVIEDTLNIDHEVPSPAIDDIPSLQANPPPEFADNSDKISSENLEKKSEIEEQTVKNVQQHQQQNSLSSSATTDDIENTFEHTIAEDERALERDQEKKIVKAYVPTEADKASDMMKGSACFNLNITHDQLLSHIEAAFSAVEQQAEDVLPDEPASECNTLPGPPYSFRDNDINPLQHDEDEKLNSTEFCAVLSSSPLELHDIDCHAQSTVNVQEQAISVKQTQKAPLTNFVITSYKKENIYGSNPKVNTELFQQSVCVSHSLDETGEVIQKYPDNTREENKVGIETTKPRCNDQNLNFKEQKSQEFLTHNTQAATYLEEESVQGFRGQVKLRCTQLVDLESSPFTGRSTSMLNLAPLPAMHVRKHRNTYDISETLRRVQSEHNVNNTSCNSECLNENEELQAKYEQLKEQLLGWQQKLVQNQKLLQNGTTNSKVITKSLEQNPLWINDTRIDVKDSAGVKLQKLSKEELVHQDVGLITKRQVLPKNQKRPKSQMLTNVTIGSWQQRNHQEEPSRSKFHSVENLTYPHSGLQISTLNGKCIDSCFTNAVNVPKFSYKCKEEPKLDILTTSQGEEPLLSSVKSVVDLSEKHKKNETESHCNNRLSLREPKVIKVSNNNYKTGAVQTYIGAPVVKGFSDEVIQNLLKKPPTQKNVIQTNESGNSILVIKSNKNMTPASKTDLNMIKMNLPAKPNNQQLGSVNVHQNISSPSKITTASAHSLSSMCKPKEKKKTSDFSDIDPRDKLMIDIRNFQGRSALRKVTVAETNWKLKAS; from the exons TGCGAGAATGAGGAAATCGACGTCGGTGGTTTCGAACAGGGCTTCAATATCAAACCCATTACCGCATGGTAACGTTCCGGTGTTAACTATGGACGATGACTGTGCCATCAACGAATTGCTAGAAGGTCGTATGGATCTTGATGTCATCCTTCCTGATGAGAATAAAGCCCGGATGAACGTAGAGAGAAA GATGCCTATGATGGACCTTTTGGTGCAAGTCACAACAGCCAATAAAATTAGTCCAGGAGGCCACGTGATCCAAGTTCTTACCGAGAGAGGAAAAGAAATCCAATATAAACCTAACACTCCCATTGGCTCATTGGATACTAAAATAATCTATATAGTGTCAAAGAGTTCTGTTATGGAGTCTACTGCGAAAAAATTACCGAAAATTTCCAATAAAACGTTTGAG CAAACCTTTCGGCTTCAAGTGAAACTCCCAAGAAACCAGCTAACAGTTTTGAGAGTTAGCCCCAAAATGACATTGGCAGAGGTTAAAAGAATAGTATGTTCAGATaaaaatcttgatataaacaatTATCATTTAGTACGACCAAGCCAACCTAACAATGTTCTTGACTTAAATATCACATTAGCCAACTATGGGAGTACAGAGATAAACCTGCTAtctaataaaa GTATTACAACAAACATTTACTCTTCTGCTACTGATTTAATTGCTTATTCTACAAGAGAGGATGAAAGgactaaaaaaggaattcttggaATATTAACTAGAAAAAAAAGTAAAGGG AGTTTGGCAAGTTCAAGCAGTGATGGTGCAAATAGTCAAGGATATTCTCCAAATCCTGGTAATGATCAAACTGATCaggtaaagaaaacatttactgtAAAGCCAAGTGTAAAGAAACGACCAGCACCACCTCCACCGTCCCAAAAGACAAATACTAGGATAGAAATCTCTGATCAACTAAGCTTAGACTCGCAGCTGAAGGATGACAATGGTTTTCTTCTTGCATCTCACTCTCGACAGAGTTCAGACTCCAGTGGTTATCATGAAGCCTCTGTCTTCAGTGAACTTCCAGAAAATACATTTCCAGAAACTTCTAGTGGCAGTGGGAGCAGTGGCTTAGAGCATAGTGATACTATGGTACATTCAGCTCCTTATCCACCACTACAAAAGATCTTAGTGTCAAATAAAGATGCAAAATCTCATCAGAGTGATAAATCTAATCTGACCAATGTTCCTTCAACATCAAGTATATCAGTGGTTAGTGCTGTTGGAAAGAAACGTAAAgctccaccaccaccaccaaagAGGGATGCCAGTAAGCCAGAATTAGATCCAGTTAGGGAGATGGGTGCTGCCAGAGAGAATGATGATATTCAGTCAGAAGCAAATCCAGAAACATTAGAATCTGAATTTCGGGAAGGAATTGATGTGATAGAAGACACTCTTAATATAGATCATGAAG TACCGTCTCCTGCAATAGATGACATACCTTCACTTCAAGCCAATCCTCCACCTGAGTTTGCTGATAACAGTGATAAAATTTCATCTGAAAACcttgaaaaaaaatcagaaattg AAGAGCAAACAGTAAAAAATGTACAACAGCACCAACAACAGAATAGCTTGTCTTCTAGTGCCACTACAGATGACATAGAGAACACATTTGAACATACTATAGCAGAAGATGAGAGAGCTCTTGAGAGGGATCAAGAAAAAA aaattgtCAAAGCTTATGTACCAACAGAAGCTGACAAAGCTTCAGATATGATGAAAGGGAGTGCATGTTTCAATCTAAACATTACCCATGATCAACTTTTGTCTCATATTGAAGCAGCATTTTCTGCTGTTGAGCAGCAGGCTGAAGATGTGTTACCAGATGAGCCAGCATCTGAGTGTAACACTCTTCCTGGACCACCATATTCATTTAGAGATAATGACATAAATCCCCTCCAGCATGATGAAGATGAAAAACTTAATTCTACTGAGTTTTGTGCTGTACTTAGTAGTTCGCCTTTAGAATTGCATGATATTGACTGCCATGCACAATCAACAGTCAATGTGCAAGAGCAAGCTATCAGTGTTAAGCAAACACAGAAAGCACCTCTTACCAATTTTGTAATTACttcttacaaaaaagaaaatatttatggaTCCAATCCTAAAGTCAACACAGAATTGTTCCAGCAGTCTGTTTGTGTTTCTCATTCTCTTGATGAAACAGGTGAAGTCATTCAAAAATATCCTGATAATACACGAGAAGAAAATAAAGTAGGAATTGAAACTACAAAACCAAGGTGCAATGACCAGAATTTaaatttcaaagaacaaaaaagtcaGGAATTTTTAACCCACAACACTCAGGCAGCTACATATCTTGAAGAGGAATCTGTTCAAGGCTTCAGGGGGCAGGTTAAACTCAGGTGTACACAACTTGTTGACCTCGAATCTTCGCCTTTCACTGGCAGGTCTACTTCCATGCTAAATCTAGCACCACTTCCAGCTATGCATGTTAGAAAACATAGAAATACATATGATATCTCAGAGACGTTGAGGAGAGTCCAATCTGAACATAATGTCAACAACACATCTTGTAATTCAGAGTGTTTAAATGAAAATGAAGAACTTCAGGCAAAATATGAACAACTGAAAGAACAGTTGTTGGGATGGCAGCAGAAGCTTGTTCAAAACCAGAAACTTTTACAAAATGGGACAACTAACTCAAAAGTTATTACAAAATCTCTAGAGCAAAATCCTCTCTGGATCAATGACACAAGGATAGATGTGAAAGACTCTGCAGGAGTTAAGCTTCAGAAACTTTCAAAAGAAGAATTAGTTCATCAAGACGTTGGCTTGATTACGAAAAGACAAGTTTTACCCAAGAACCAGAAAAGACCCAAATCTCAAATGTTAACAAATGTTACTATTGGTTCATGGCAACAAAGAAACCATCAGGAAGAGCCAAGTCGTTCCAAATTTCACAGTGTTGAGAACCTTACTTATCCACACTCAGGGCTACAAATATCCACTCTGAATGGAAAATGTATTGACTCATGCTTTACAAATGCTGTTAATGTGCCAAAGTTTTCCTATAAATGTAAAGAAGAGCCTAAGTTAGATATTCTCACAACTAGTCAAGGTGAAGAACCATTACTAAGCTCAGTAAAATCTGTTGTTGATTTGTCAGAGAAACATAAGAAGAATGAAACAGAAAGTCATTGCAATAATCGATTATCACTACGTGAACCAAAAGTTATTAAAGTGAgcaataacaattataaaacaggAGCAGTCCAAACATATATTGGTGCTCCTGTGGTGAAAGGTTTCTCAGATGAGGTCATACAAAACTTGCTAAAAAAACCTCCTACTCAGAAAAATGTTATTCAGACCAATGAAAGTGGAAATTCCATCCTAGTAATAAAATCCAACAAGAACATGACTCCAGCTTCCAAAACAGACCTGAATATGATAAAAATGAATCTTCCTGCAAAACCAAATAATCAACAACTTGGCTCAGTTAATGTCCATCAAAATATTTCATCACCTTCGAAAATCACCACTGCTTCTGCTCACTCCTTATCATCAATGTGTAAgcctaaagaaaagaaaaaaacttctGACTTTTCTGATATAGACCCAAGGGATAAACTAATGATTGACATTAGGAACTTTCAAGGACGTTCAGCCCTTCGTAAG GTAACTGTAGCAGAGACCAACTGGAAACTGAAAGCTTCCTAA
- the LOC143233843 gene encoding uncharacterized protein LOC143233843 isoform X3: MVKETVVQLNGNIHPNVARMRKSTSVVSNRASISNPLPHGNVPVLTMDDDCAINELLEGRMDLDVILPDENKARMNVERKMPMMDLLVQVTTANKISPGGHVIQVLTERGKEIQYKPNTPIGSLDTKIIYIVSKSSVMESTAKKLPKISNKTFEQTFRLQVKLPRNQLTVLRVSPKMTLAEVKRIVCSDKNLDINNYHLVRPSQPNNVLDLNITLANYGSTEINLLSNKSITTNIYSSATDLIAYSTREDERTKKGILGILTRKKSKGSLASSSSDGANSQGYSPNPGNDQTDQVKKTFTVKPSVKKRPAPPPPSQKTNTRIEISDQLSLDSQLKDDNGFLLASHSRQSSDSSGYHEASVFSELPENTFPETSSGSGSSGLEHSDTMVHSAPYPPLQKILVSNKDAKSHQSDKSNLTNVPSTSSISVVSAVGKKRKAPPPPPKRDASKPELDPVREMGAARENDDIQSEANPETLESEFREGIDVIEDTLNIDHEVKYQTISEPSIEFVVVPSPAIDDIPSLQANPPPEFADNSDKISSENLEKKSEIGEMNFSFDSAFMSEDDWSISDCSTIFDLVEPPEAFNNIHLYYGINHDCSDYDVNAWSSSSVKILAFDPSPGKYILFPQISKLQEEIDATNKSLSYLEEQTVKNVQQHQQQNSLSSSATTDDIENTFEHTIAEDERALERDQEKKIVKAYVPTEADKASDMMKGSACFNLNITHDQLLSHIEAAFSAVEQQAEDVLPDEPASECNTLPGPPYSFRDNDINPLQHDEDEKLNSTEFCAVLSSSPLELHDIDCHAQSTVNVQEQAISVKQTQKAPLTNFVITSYKKENIYGSNPKVNTELFQQSVCVSHSLDETGEVIQKYPDNTREENKVGIETTKPRCNDQNLNFKEQKSQEFLTHNTQAATYLEEESVQGFRGQVKLRCTQLVDLESSPFTGRSTSMLNLAPLPAMHVRKHRNTYDISETLRRVQSEHNVNNTSCNSECLNENEELQAKYEQLKEQLLGWQQKLVQNQKLLQNGTTNSKVITKSLEQNPLWINDTRIDVKDSAGVKLQKLSKEELVHQDVGLITKRQVLPKNQKRPKSQMLTNVTIGSWQQRNHQEEPSRSKFHSVENLTYPHSGLQISTLNGKCIDSCFTNAVNVPKFSYKCKEEPKLDILTTSQGEEPLLSSVKSVVDLSEKHKKNETESHCNNRLSLREPKVIKVSNNNYKTGAVQTYIGAPVVKGFSDEVIQNLLKKPPTQKNVIQTNESGNSILVIKSNKNMTPASKTDLNMIKMNLPAKPNNQQLGSVNVHQNISSPSKITTASAHSLSSMCKPKEKKKTSDFSDIDPRDKLMIDIRNFQGRSALRKVTVAETNWKLKAS, from the exons TGCGAGAATGAGGAAATCGACGTCGGTGGTTTCGAACAGGGCTTCAATATCAAACCCATTACCGCATGGTAACGTTCCGGTGTTAACTATGGACGATGACTGTGCCATCAACGAATTGCTAGAAGGTCGTATGGATCTTGATGTCATCCTTCCTGATGAGAATAAAGCCCGGATGAACGTAGAGAGAAA GATGCCTATGATGGACCTTTTGGTGCAAGTCACAACAGCCAATAAAATTAGTCCAGGAGGCCACGTGATCCAAGTTCTTACCGAGAGAGGAAAAGAAATCCAATATAAACCTAACACTCCCATTGGCTCATTGGATACTAAAATAATCTATATAGTGTCAAAGAGTTCTGTTATGGAGTCTACTGCGAAAAAATTACCGAAAATTTCCAATAAAACGTTTGAG CAAACCTTTCGGCTTCAAGTGAAACTCCCAAGAAACCAGCTAACAGTTTTGAGAGTTAGCCCCAAAATGACATTGGCAGAGGTTAAAAGAATAGTATGTTCAGATaaaaatcttgatataaacaatTATCATTTAGTACGACCAAGCCAACCTAACAATGTTCTTGACTTAAATATCACATTAGCCAACTATGGGAGTACAGAGATAAACCTGCTAtctaataaaa GTATTACAACAAACATTTACTCTTCTGCTACTGATTTAATTGCTTATTCTACAAGAGAGGATGAAAGgactaaaaaaggaattcttggaATATTAACTAGAAAAAAAAGTAAAGGG AGTTTGGCAAGTTCAAGCAGTGATGGTGCAAATAGTCAAGGATATTCTCCAAATCCTGGTAATGATCAAACTGATCaggtaaagaaaacatttactgtAAAGCCAAGTGTAAAGAAACGACCAGCACCACCTCCACCGTCCCAAAAGACAAATACTAGGATAGAAATCTCTGATCAACTAAGCTTAGACTCGCAGCTGAAGGATGACAATGGTTTTCTTCTTGCATCTCACTCTCGACAGAGTTCAGACTCCAGTGGTTATCATGAAGCCTCTGTCTTCAGTGAACTTCCAGAAAATACATTTCCAGAAACTTCTAGTGGCAGTGGGAGCAGTGGCTTAGAGCATAGTGATACTATGGTACATTCAGCTCCTTATCCACCACTACAAAAGATCTTAGTGTCAAATAAAGATGCAAAATCTCATCAGAGTGATAAATCTAATCTGACCAATGTTCCTTCAACATCAAGTATATCAGTGGTTAGTGCTGTTGGAAAGAAACGTAAAgctccaccaccaccaccaaagAGGGATGCCAGTAAGCCAGAATTAGATCCAGTTAGGGAGATGGGTGCTGCCAGAGAGAATGATGATATTCAGTCAGAAGCAAATCCAGAAACATTAGAATCTGAATTTCGGGAAGGAATTGATGTGATAGAAGACACTCTTAATATAGATCATGAAG TGAAATATCAGACTATATCAGAGCCTTCAATTGAATTTGTTGTAGTACCGTCTCCTGCAATAGATGACATACCTTCACTTCAAGCCAATCCTCCACCTGAGTTTGCTGATAACAGTGATAAAATTTCATCTGAAAACcttgaaaaaaaatcagaaattgGTGAGATGAATTTTTCCTTTGATAGTGCATTCATGTCAGAAGATGACTGGTCAATCTCTGACTGCTCAACTATATTTGATTTGGTTGAGCCTCCTGAAGCTTTTAATAACATTCATTTGTACTATGGTATTAACCATGACTGTAGTGATTATGATGTGAATGCATGGTCTTCTTCATCTGTTAAAATTCTGGCTTTTGATCCTTCACCAGGAAAATACATACTATTCCCACAAATTTCTAAACTCCAAGAGGAGATTGATgcaacaaataaaa GCTTATCATATTTAGAAGAGCAAACAGTAAAAAATGTACAACAGCACCAACAACAGAATAGCTTGTCTTCTAGTGCCACTACAGATGACATAGAGAACACATTTGAACATACTATAGCAGAAGATGAGAGAGCTCTTGAGAGGGATCAAGAAAAAA aaattgtCAAAGCTTATGTACCAACAGAAGCTGACAAAGCTTCAGATATGATGAAAGGGAGTGCATGTTTCAATCTAAACATTACCCATGATCAACTTTTGTCTCATATTGAAGCAGCATTTTCTGCTGTTGAGCAGCAGGCTGAAGATGTGTTACCAGATGAGCCAGCATCTGAGTGTAACACTCTTCCTGGACCACCATATTCATTTAGAGATAATGACATAAATCCCCTCCAGCATGATGAAGATGAAAAACTTAATTCTACTGAGTTTTGTGCTGTACTTAGTAGTTCGCCTTTAGAATTGCATGATATTGACTGCCATGCACAATCAACAGTCAATGTGCAAGAGCAAGCTATCAGTGTTAAGCAAACACAGAAAGCACCTCTTACCAATTTTGTAATTACttcttacaaaaaagaaaatatttatggaTCCAATCCTAAAGTCAACACAGAATTGTTCCAGCAGTCTGTTTGTGTTTCTCATTCTCTTGATGAAACAGGTGAAGTCATTCAAAAATATCCTGATAATACACGAGAAGAAAATAAAGTAGGAATTGAAACTACAAAACCAAGGTGCAATGACCAGAATTTaaatttcaaagaacaaaaaagtcaGGAATTTTTAACCCACAACACTCAGGCAGCTACATATCTTGAAGAGGAATCTGTTCAAGGCTTCAGGGGGCAGGTTAAACTCAGGTGTACACAACTTGTTGACCTCGAATCTTCGCCTTTCACTGGCAGGTCTACTTCCATGCTAAATCTAGCACCACTTCCAGCTATGCATGTTAGAAAACATAGAAATACATATGATATCTCAGAGACGTTGAGGAGAGTCCAATCTGAACATAATGTCAACAACACATCTTGTAATTCAGAGTGTTTAAATGAAAATGAAGAACTTCAGGCAAAATATGAACAACTGAAAGAACAGTTGTTGGGATGGCAGCAGAAGCTTGTTCAAAACCAGAAACTTTTACAAAATGGGACAACTAACTCAAAAGTTATTACAAAATCTCTAGAGCAAAATCCTCTCTGGATCAATGACACAAGGATAGATGTGAAAGACTCTGCAGGAGTTAAGCTTCAGAAACTTTCAAAAGAAGAATTAGTTCATCAAGACGTTGGCTTGATTACGAAAAGACAAGTTTTACCCAAGAACCAGAAAAGACCCAAATCTCAAATGTTAACAAATGTTACTATTGGTTCATGGCAACAAAGAAACCATCAGGAAGAGCCAAGTCGTTCCAAATTTCACAGTGTTGAGAACCTTACTTATCCACACTCAGGGCTACAAATATCCACTCTGAATGGAAAATGTATTGACTCATGCTTTACAAATGCTGTTAATGTGCCAAAGTTTTCCTATAAATGTAAAGAAGAGCCTAAGTTAGATATTCTCACAACTAGTCAAGGTGAAGAACCATTACTAAGCTCAGTAAAATCTGTTGTTGATTTGTCAGAGAAACATAAGAAGAATGAAACAGAAAGTCATTGCAATAATCGATTATCACTACGTGAACCAAAAGTTATTAAAGTGAgcaataacaattataaaacaggAGCAGTCCAAACATATATTGGTGCTCCTGTGGTGAAAGGTTTCTCAGATGAGGTCATACAAAACTTGCTAAAAAAACCTCCTACTCAGAAAAATGTTATTCAGACCAATGAAAGTGGAAATTCCATCCTAGTAATAAAATCCAACAAGAACATGACTCCAGCTTCCAAAACAGACCTGAATATGATAAAAATGAATCTTCCTGCAAAACCAAATAATCAACAACTTGGCTCAGTTAATGTCCATCAAAATATTTCATCACCTTCGAAAATCACCACTGCTTCTGCTCACTCCTTATCATCAATGTGTAAgcctaaagaaaagaaaaaaacttctGACTTTTCTGATATAGACCCAAGGGATAAACTAATGATTGACATTAGGAACTTTCAAGGACGTTCAGCCCTTCGTAAG GTAACTGTAGCAGAGACCAACTGGAAACTGAAAGCTTCCTAA